A stretch of Candidatus Krumholzibacteriia bacterium DNA encodes these proteins:
- a CDS encoding alpha/beta family hydrolase translates to MPEVVPTSGEIALPYGLVRWWREGALHRRPLFLAAHGAGAPSASAFMRALSAGLDQRGIAVLRFDFPYMTRGTGRRAAPDPAPVLLAACGAVLQLARSWLAGSAPPASLAVGGKSMGGRMWSMLLASGEAAAVQAALYFGYPLHPPGKPQSLRRDHLAAVPVPQLFVSGSRDTLARLDLLQETVAALPRARLHLVEGGDHSLATHRRAPPDGSEAWLDAAAQFVHETTAAAGR, encoded by the coding sequence GTGCCTGAGGTCGTCCCTACGAGCGGCGAGATCGCCCTCCCCTACGGCCTCGTGCGCTGGTGGCGAGAAGGCGCGCTGCACCGCCGACCGCTGTTCCTCGCCGCGCACGGTGCCGGCGCACCGTCCGCCAGCGCCTTCATGCGAGCCTTGAGCGCCGGCCTCGATCAGCGCGGCATCGCGGTGCTGCGTTTCGATTTCCCCTACATGACCCGCGGCACCGGGCGCCGCGCCGCGCCGGATCCGGCCCCGGTTCTCCTCGCCGCCTGCGGCGCGGTCTTGCAGCTGGCGCGCTCCTGGCTCGCGGGCTCGGCCCCACCGGCGAGCCTCGCCGTCGGCGGCAAATCCATGGGCGGACGGATGTGGTCCATGCTGCTCGCGAGCGGCGAGGCTGCCGCAGTGCAGGCGGCGCTCTACTTCGGCTATCCCCTGCATCCTCCTGGCAAGCCGCAGTCGCTGCGCCGCGACCACCTCGCCGCGGTTCCCGTGCCCCAGCTCTTCGTTTCCGGCAGCCGCGACACGCTGGCTCGACTGGATCTGCTGCAGGAAACCGTGGCGGCGTTGCCCCGCGCCCGGCTGCATCTCGTCGAAGGCGGCGATCACTCTCTCGCCACCCACCGTCGCGCTCCCCCCGACGGCAGCGAGGCCTGGCTCGATGCGGCGGCGCAGTTCGTGCACGAAACCACCGCTGCTGCGGGCCGCTGA
- a CDS encoding thioredoxin family protein, which translates to MRPRTVPSLGLVLAFALNAGIAVAGPDDPELEIGKKGPAFELLGVDGQKHALSEYLSKNKVTAVVFTCNTCPYSQAYEPVLLEIAQKYTKQPVAFVLINPNDVEAKPGDSYEAMVERAKEKKYPFAYLHDATQAVATAYGAQRTPHVFLLDANGVCTYRGRIDDSVKREEVKTHDFTDAVDAMLAGKEITTASTKAFGCTIKWRKAS; encoded by the coding sequence ATGCGACCTCGAACTGTCCCGAGCCTCGGGCTCGTCCTCGCCTTCGCCCTCAACGCCGGCATCGCCGTCGCCGGCCCGGACGACCCGGAGCTCGAGATCGGCAAGAAAGGTCCCGCCTTCGAACTCCTCGGAGTGGATGGCCAAAAGCACGCTCTCAGCGAGTACTTGAGCAAGAACAAGGTCACGGCGGTGGTGTTCACCTGCAACACCTGCCCCTACTCGCAGGCCTACGAGCCGGTGCTGCTGGAGATCGCGCAGAAGTACACCAAGCAACCGGTGGCCTTCGTGCTGATCAATCCCAACGACGTCGAGGCGAAGCCCGGCGACTCCTACGAAGCCATGGTGGAGCGCGCCAAGGAGAAGAAGTATCCCTTCGCCTACCTGCACGATGCGACACAGGCCGTAGCGACCGCATACGGCGCGCAGCGCACCCCGCACGTCTTCCTCCTCGACGCGAACGGCGTCTGCACCTACCGCGGGCGCATCGACGACAGCGTCAAGCGGGAAGAAGTGAAGACCCACGACTTCACCGATGCCGTCGACGCCATGCTCGCCGGCAAGGAGATCACCACCGCCTCGACCAAGGCCTTCGGGTGCACGATCAAGTGGCGCAAGGCTTCCTGA
- a CDS encoding phage holin family protein, which produces MQRLLLRWLVSAVAIILVAWFLPGIDVGSGTPGVVTALVGGGLLGVLNLIVKPVLVLLSCPLVLLSLGLFLFVINAAVLLLASNLSQRLGYPFHVDGWLTALFGSILITIVSWLLQRVLNDKKKQEDS; this is translated from the coding sequence ATGCAGAGGTTGCTGCTGCGCTGGCTCGTCTCGGCCGTGGCGATCATCCTGGTCGCCTGGTTCCTGCCCGGCATCGATGTCGGCAGTGGCACTCCCGGCGTGGTGACCGCCCTCGTCGGTGGCGGGCTCCTCGGCGTGTTGAACCTGATCGTGAAGCCCGTGCTCGTGCTGCTCAGCTGTCCCCTCGTGCTTCTCAGCTTGGGGCTCTTTCTCTTCGTCATCAACGCCGCCGTGCTGCTCCTCGCCAGCAATCTCTCGCAGCGATTGGGATACCCATTCCATGTCGACGGCTGGCTCACCGCCCTCTTCGGCTCCATCCTGATCACCATCGTCTCCTGGCTGCTGCAGCGCGTTCTGAACGACAAGAAGAAGCAGGAGGACTCGTGA
- a CDS encoding aldehyde dehydrogenase family protein, with product MQLDAKKALLHRLGLQESNPGACSGKWLDTRGEPLASIDPTTATTIANVRSATAADYERIAAAGAESFRAWRLRPAPQRGEIVRQLGQLFRTHKSDLGALISWEMGKVRSEGEGEVQEMIDIADFGVGLSRQLYGNTMQSERPLHRMYEQWHPLGPVGIITAFNFPGAVWAWNAMIAAVCGDTMIWKPSHQTPLVAIAIQQLCNRVMQEHGAEGVFNLVIGDSHTVGEALLADRRVPLVSATGSCRMGKRVAEVVGKRFGRSLLELGGNNAIIVLDDADLELALRAVLFGAVGTTGQRCTSTRRLFLQRGIAGGFVDRLVRAYRSIRIGDPLDPETHMGPLVNEQALRDMQTALERARAEGAEIVVGGGRLDRPGWFVEPAIVRSSWHLEVARDETFAPILYVMSVESLDEAIALHNQVDQGLSSALFTNNLLAAETFLSARGSDCGIANVNIGTSGAEIGGAFGGEKDTGGGREAGSDSWKLYMRRQTNTINWSRELPLAQGVRFEVG from the coding sequence ATGCAACTCGACGCCAAGAAGGCACTGCTGCACCGGCTCGGCCTCCAGGAGAGCAACCCGGGGGCGTGCAGCGGGAAGTGGCTCGACACGCGCGGCGAGCCGCTCGCCTCCATCGATCCGACCACGGCCACCACGATCGCGAACGTGCGGAGCGCCACGGCGGCGGACTACGAGCGCATCGCCGCCGCCGGCGCCGAGAGCTTCCGCGCCTGGCGCCTGCGGCCGGCGCCGCAGCGCGGCGAGATCGTGCGGCAGCTCGGCCAGTTGTTCCGCACCCACAAGAGCGATCTCGGCGCCCTCATCTCTTGGGAAATGGGGAAGGTCCGCAGCGAGGGCGAGGGCGAGGTCCAGGAGATGATCGACATCGCCGATTTCGGCGTCGGTCTGTCGCGGCAGCTCTACGGCAACACGATGCAGAGCGAACGCCCGCTGCACCGGATGTACGAGCAATGGCACCCCCTCGGCCCGGTGGGCATCATCACCGCCTTCAACTTCCCCGGCGCCGTCTGGGCCTGGAACGCCATGATCGCCGCCGTCTGCGGCGACACCATGATCTGGAAGCCCTCGCACCAGACGCCTCTCGTGGCCATCGCCATCCAGCAGCTCTGCAACCGGGTCATGCAAGAGCACGGCGCCGAAGGGGTCTTCAACCTGGTGATCGGCGACAGCCACACGGTGGGCGAGGCCTTGCTCGCCGACCGGCGCGTTCCCCTGGTGAGCGCCACCGGCAGCTGCCGGATGGGCAAGCGGGTCGCCGAGGTGGTGGGCAAGCGCTTCGGCCGCAGCCTCCTCGAACTGGGGGGAAACAACGCCATCATCGTCCTGGACGACGCCGATCTCGAGCTGGCGTTGCGCGCCGTGCTCTTCGGTGCCGTGGGCACGACGGGGCAGCGTTGCACCTCGACGCGGCGGCTCTTCCTGCAGCGCGGTATCGCCGGCGGCTTCGTCGACCGTCTGGTGCGTGCTTACCGTTCGATCCGCATCGGCGATCCCCTCGATCCGGAGACACACATGGGGCCGCTGGTGAACGAGCAGGCCCTCCGCGACATGCAAACGGCCCTGGAGCGCGCTCGGGCCGAGGGCGCGGAGATCGTGGTCGGCGGCGGCCGTCTCGACCGTCCCGGCTGGTTCGTCGAGCCCGCCATCGTGCGCTCTTCCTGGCACCTCGAGGTGGCGCGGGACGAGACCTTCGCTCCCATCCTCTACGTCATGAGCGTGGAGTCCCTCGACGAGGCGATCGCCCTGCACAACCAGGTGGACCAAGGCCTGTCGTCGGCGCTGTTCACCAACAACCTGCTGGCGGCAGAAACCTTCCTCTCTGCCCGGGGTAGCGACTGCGGCATCGCCAACGTCAATATCGGCACTAGCGGCGCCGAGATCGGCGGCGCCTTCGGGGGCGAGAAGGACACCGGCGGCGGCCGCGAGGCCGGCTCGGATTCCTGGAAGCTCTACATGCGCCGGCAGACCAACACGATCAATTGGAGCCGCGAGCTGCCGCTCGCGCAAGGCGTGCGCTTCGAGGTGGGGTAG
- a CDS encoding TlpA disulfide reductase family protein codes for MHDQVAQGFLSRRLSGVLCAALAGFSACGGQSAPETTRLDLPQLQARVAAPRSHPLLLVFWATWCEPCVAEMPDLAALHGRQAGALDILGVSLDAFLHPAEKSLSLVTELLTRTPMPYENVVFVGKQDELFAAFDLPGGIPYAVLYDGKGRELRRFAGKVEPAVVEELLAGAAASEAR; via the coding sequence GTGCACGATCAAGTGGCGCAAGGCTTCCTGAGCCGCCGCCTCTCCGGAGTGCTCTGCGCCGCCCTCGCCGGCTTTTCGGCCTGCGGCGGCCAGAGCGCCCCGGAAACCACGCGCCTCGATCTGCCGCAGCTCCAGGCCAGGGTCGCTGCCCCCCGGTCGCATCCCCTCCTCCTCGTCTTCTGGGCCACCTGGTGCGAGCCCTGCGTGGCGGAGATGCCCGACCTCGCGGCGCTGCACGGCCGGCAAGCGGGTGCGCTCGACATCCTCGGCGTCAGCCTGGACGCCTTCCTGCATCCGGCGGAGAAGAGTCTGTCCCTGGTCACCGAGCTACTCACCCGCACTCCCATGCCATACGAGAACGTGGTGTTCGTGGGCAAACAGGACGAGCTCTTCGCCGCCTTCGACCTGCCTGGCGGGATTCCCTATGCGGTGCTCTACGACGGGAAAGGGCGAGAGCTCCGGCGCTTCGCCGGCAAAGTGGAACCGGCAGTGGTGGAAGAACTCCTCGCAGGAGCGGCAGCGAGCGAAGCGCGCTAG
- a CDS encoding nuclear transport factor 2 family protein yields the protein MHSEAERVRVVNQRFYEALSAQNLLRLEQLWAHSPQVRCSHPGETMLSGWATIRESWRAVFTRSIAFTIEPLLAEVNIHGPIAVVTCQERISSFTLDGSRVATTLATNIFQKQRGRWLLIHRHASPVAAPGSDPPTS from the coding sequence ATGCACAGCGAGGCGGAACGAGTTCGTGTGGTGAACCAGCGCTTCTACGAAGCGCTGTCGGCGCAGAATCTGTTGCGTCTGGAGCAGCTCTGGGCGCACTCACCCCAGGTCCGCTGCTCGCACCCAGGGGAGACGATGCTCTCCGGCTGGGCCACCATCCGCGAAAGCTGGCGCGCAGTCTTCACCCGCTCCATCGCCTTCACCATCGAACCGTTGCTGGCGGAGGTGAATATCCACGGCCCCATCGCCGTGGTCACCTGCCAGGAACGCATCTCTTCCTTCACGCTCGACGGCTCGAGGGTCGCCACCACGCTGGCGACGAACATCTTCCAGAAGCAGCGCGGTCGCTGGCTCCTGATCCATCGGCATGCCTCGCCGGTGGCCGCCCCCGGCAGCGACCCCCCGACGTCCTGA
- a CDS encoding SLC13 family permease produces the protein MAGALLIFSLTYALIAARRVGLVRIARAAATTAGAAACVLAGILAPEQAYASIDGDTLILLLAMMLLAAHLDQAGFFEWGAAMALRLARTPQRLLTVLVFSTGLLSAFLVNDAVCFLMAPLLVRVVRRLQLGSTLFLMALATSANIGSVMTIVGNPQTMIAGSLGKLSFSGYFACMAPLGLFCLALNRVLLPRFYPLQRRVPPAWARQADSLEAPFDDADELPHELRRTVAAQLERGLLLKCLLCLLAALIGFFAGLNVAWCALGAAAILLLLVSDDPRSTLRQVDWQLLLFVVGLFVVVGALRSRDASGAMLEALRPWLGQSPERQSWALALLTLVGSNVVGNIPFVLAASEWMPQWSDPHLGWMILAMASTFAGNLFLVSSVANGLVRDASAEISRLRFRDHMRYGVVITLLSTGIGTLWLLLVL, from the coding sequence GTGGCGGGAGCGCTGCTCATCTTCAGCCTGACCTATGCGCTGATCGCAGCGCGCCGGGTCGGCCTCGTCCGCATCGCCCGGGCCGCGGCGACCACCGCCGGCGCCGCCGCCTGCGTCCTCGCCGGCATCCTGGCGCCCGAGCAGGCCTACGCCAGCATCGACGGCGATACGCTGATCCTGTTGCTGGCGATGATGCTGCTGGCAGCGCACCTGGATCAGGCCGGCTTCTTCGAATGGGGCGCCGCCATGGCGTTGCGCCTGGCGCGGACGCCGCAGCGCTTGTTGACCGTGCTGGTGTTCTCCACCGGGCTGCTTTCCGCCTTCCTGGTCAACGACGCCGTCTGCTTCCTGATGGCCCCGCTGCTCGTGCGCGTCGTCCGCCGCCTGCAGCTCGGCAGCACCCTCTTCCTCATGGCTCTCGCCACCAGCGCCAACATCGGCAGCGTCATGACCATCGTGGGCAATCCGCAGACGATGATCGCCGGCTCCCTGGGGAAGCTGTCGTTTTCCGGCTACTTCGCTTGTATGGCGCCCCTCGGTCTCTTCTGCCTGGCGCTGAATCGCGTCCTGCTGCCGCGCTTCTACCCGCTGCAGCGCCGCGTGCCGCCCGCCTGGGCCCGGCAGGCGGACTCCCTGGAAGCGCCCTTCGACGACGCCGACGAGCTGCCCCACGAGCTGCGGCGCACGGTGGCCGCCCAGCTCGAGCGCGGTTTGCTCCTCAAGTGCCTCCTCTGCCTGCTGGCGGCGCTCATCGGCTTCTTCGCCGGGCTCAATGTCGCCTGGTGTGCTCTCGGCGCGGCGGCCATTCTGCTCCTGCTCGTGAGCGACGACCCCCGCTCCACCTTGCGCCAGGTGGACTGGCAGCTGCTTCTCTTCGTCGTCGGACTCTTCGTAGTGGTCGGCGCCCTGCGCAGCCGGGACGCCAGCGGCGCCATGCTGGAGGCCTTGCGGCCCTGGCTGGGACAAAGTCCGGAGCGCCAGAGCTGGGCGCTGGCTTTGCTCACCCTGGTGGGCAGCAACGTGGTCGGGAACATTCCTTTCGTCTTGGCCGCCAGCGAGTGGATGCCGCAGTGGAGCGATCCTCACCTCGGCTGGATGATCCTCGCCATGGCGAGCACCTTCGCCGGCAATCTCTTCCTGGTGAGTTCCGTCGCCAACGGGCTCGTGCGCGACGCCAGCGCCGAGATCTCCCGCCTGCGCTTCCGCGACCACATGCGCTACGGCGTGGTGATCACGCTCCTCAGCACCGGGATCGGGACTTTGTGGCTGCTGCTCGTGCTCTGA
- a CDS encoding lamin tail domain-containing protein, with the protein MRLALAAFLAVLFPLGAEAQMRLNEMVPDPVGIDDNNEWIEVYNAGTAAVDVTGWAIEDAATINDATVRRRLPEDFDPAYGTSAILQAGDFRVVRGAGVAYLNNTGDTVYLNSNRTGNLAAVVHSTAYGAAMTGQSWANLPDGSQPPNFAWRTPTPGVSNCASDAVAPAAVNDLSASTGSYAGEVDLQWTAVGNDGQTGTALLHVVKYSTVPITAGNFDAAADAFNEPLPGTPGTVHSFTVFGLDPGQTYYFALKTLDCQNASALSTVPSAASGTVPLPFTDRTAGLHAYFGNLHSHTGYSDGLFTPAAAYQYARNSAPTPLDFLAVTDHNHAAGGFAMTPALYQQGLAQAAAANEDGQFVAIYGQEWGLASAGHVNIFEAPVLFGWEAGNFDIFVAQDDYAGLYTAILNNPSPWGPLAELCHPGAGNFSDLVFTSNGAAVLRGMALINGPATSTSTTESDVGNTNFDSQYQLAFRRGYFVGAFGDQDNHTANWGASTQSRTAVLAEALTKEFILTSIAARRTYATQDHNAAVAMKVDGWPMGSRFEALVGAGVNFDVSVSDPDGEATSQFELFRGVPGVSDPVVVATASNVSRFVYRDEENPAPGDGVQRVYFLRLTQADNQRLWTAPVEVTFSTTVDVAVLPGLPFGGRLLPAWPNPFNPATRLRFDLEGAGPRPVSLRIFDVRGRLVRRLLESPLAEGRHDVPWTGTDDRGAMVASGVYVVRLQAPGVDERGRLVLLR; encoded by the coding sequence ATGCGTCTCGCCCTTGCCGCTTTCCTCGCCGTTTTGTTTCCCCTCGGCGCCGAAGCCCAGATGCGGCTGAACGAGATGGTCCCGGATCCGGTGGGCATCGACGACAACAACGAGTGGATCGAGGTCTACAACGCCGGCACGGCGGCAGTGGACGTCACTGGCTGGGCGATCGAGGACGCCGCCACCATCAACGACGCCACCGTGCGCCGCCGGCTCCCGGAGGATTTCGACCCCGCGTACGGCACGAGCGCGATCCTGCAGGCCGGAGACTTCCGTGTCGTCCGCGGCGCGGGAGTGGCGTATCTCAACAATACCGGCGACACGGTCTATCTCAACAGCAACCGGACAGGCAACTTGGCGGCGGTGGTGCACAGCACCGCCTACGGCGCCGCGATGACCGGACAGAGCTGGGCCAATCTCCCGGACGGCAGCCAGCCGCCCAACTTCGCCTGGCGCACTCCGACTCCAGGGGTGTCGAACTGTGCCTCCGATGCTGTAGCGCCCGCCGCGGTGAACGATCTGAGCGCGAGCACTGGGTCGTATGCCGGCGAGGTGGATCTGCAGTGGACAGCGGTCGGCAACGACGGGCAAACCGGCACGGCGCTGCTGCACGTGGTGAAGTACAGCACTGTCCCGATCACGGCAGGGAACTTCGATGCCGCCGCAGACGCTTTCAACGAACCCCTTCCCGGCACTCCCGGGACGGTACACAGCTTCACCGTCTTCGGTCTCGACCCAGGGCAAACCTACTATTTCGCCCTGAAGACGCTGGATTGCCAGAACGCCTCGGCACTGTCGACGGTGCCCTCGGCCGCCTCGGGCACCGTGCCGCTGCCCTTCACCGATCGCACCGCCGGGCTGCACGCCTACTTCGGCAACCTGCATTCGCACACGGGCTATTCTGATGGCCTGTTCACCCCGGCGGCGGCGTACCAGTACGCGCGGAACTCGGCGCCGACGCCCCTCGATTTCCTCGCCGTCACCGACCACAACCACGCCGCCGGCGGCTTCGCGATGACCCCGGCACTCTACCAGCAAGGTCTGGCGCAAGCGGCAGCGGCGAACGAGGACGGGCAGTTCGTCGCCATCTATGGACAGGAGTGGGGACTGGCCAGCGCTGGCCACGTGAACATCTTCGAGGCCCCGGTGCTCTTCGGCTGGGAGGCCGGCAATTTCGACATCTTCGTCGCCCAGGACGATTACGCGGGGCTCTACACCGCCATCCTCAACAACCCGAGCCCGTGGGGACCGCTGGCGGAGCTGTGCCATCCGGGGGCGGGGAATTTCTCCGACCTCGTCTTCACCAGCAACGGCGCCGCCGTGCTTCGCGGCATGGCCCTCATCAACGGCCCGGCCACTTCGACCAGCACGACCGAAAGCGACGTGGGCAACACCAACTTCGATTCCCAGTACCAGCTGGCCTTCCGCCGCGGTTACTTCGTCGGCGCTTTCGGCGACCAGGACAACCATACGGCCAACTGGGGGGCGAGCACGCAGAGCCGGACCGCGGTCCTGGCCGAAGCGCTCACCAAGGAGTTCATTCTCACCAGCATCGCGGCCCGACGCACCTATGCGACCCAGGACCACAACGCCGCCGTGGCCATGAAAGTCGACGGCTGGCCCATGGGATCGCGCTTCGAAGCCCTGGTCGGTGCCGGCGTCAACTTCGACGTCAGCGTCAGCGATCCCGACGGCGAAGCGACGAGCCAGTTCGAGCTCTTCCGTGGCGTGCCCGGCGTGAGCGATCCGGTGGTGGTGGCGACAGCCTCCAACGTCTCGCGTTTCGTCTATCGTGACGAGGAGAACCCGGCACCCGGCGACGGCGTGCAACGCGTTTACTTCCTGCGCCTCACCCAAGCGGACAACCAGCGGCTGTGGACGGCACCGGTGGAAGTGACCTTCTCCACCACGGTGGACGTGGCGGTGCTTCCGGGCCTGCCGTTCGGCGGGCGCCTCCTGCCGGCATGGCCCAACCCCTTCAACCCGGCGACGCGCCTGCGGTTCGATTTGGAGGGCGCTGGTCCAAGGCCGGTGTCGCTGCGGATCTTCGATGTCCGCGGCCGGCTCGTGCGGCGGCTCCTGGAGTCACCCCTCGCCGAGGGTAGGCACGACGTCCCCTGGACCGGCACCGACGACCGGGGCGCGATGGTGGCCTCGGGTGTCTACGTGGTGCGTCTGCAGGCCCCCGGCGTGGACGAGCGCGGCCGTCTTGTTCTCCTCCGCTAG
- the ispG gene encoding (E)-4-hydroxy-3-methylbut-2-enyl-diphosphate synthase yields the protein MPEAFTRTAPRTLADWRQLWSFTLDPYRTVRRRTREVRVGSVGIGGDNPVRLQSMTIADTLDTAAVVEEITALAHAGSEIVRVTAPNRSAAENLGPIRQALRQRGVQVPLVADVHFTPQAALIAAEHVDKVRINPGNYADRKHFKRWEYTDTEYAAELERLEAAFRPLVLRCKERGVAMRIGTNHGSLSDRILNRYGDTPEGMVESALEFVRICEQHGYRDLVLSMKASDVKVMIAAYRLLAQRQEALGMNYPLHLGVTEAGAGMAARVKSAIGIATLLADGLGDTIRVSLTEDSVFELPVARALAAPFQSTRRETLPLATTQPPPWDPYFYTRRAVQPLGRGSTRLASDQPPRLELVLETGADTDLEARLTACTGADLVLLAPKETSAAMWASLERRRAALPRGLPGCGLEIPAASLLEPSLAQALDGTGWERLSLRFDAFDPRIPPILAALPSRPTVQCTASAEVLLRLATAVADALLPEVALALQPAGTAAATLHAWRALLAAWPAATPALPLVLRGPILAAEQAVDAHVSQAALQTAWELGGLVADGIGDAIQLAAGPGALDLAREILQATRARLSKADFIACPSCGRTQFDLQSTTARIESRLRHLRGLKIAVMGCIVNGPGEMADADFGYVGSGPGKIDLYVGHERVERNVPEAEAVSRLVELIRRHGRWVEPGAAGGTE from the coding sequence ATGCCCGAGGCCTTCACCCGCACCGCCCCACGCACGCTCGCCGACTGGCGGCAGCTGTGGAGCTTCACCCTCGATCCCTATCGCACCGTGCGCCGGCGGACGCGCGAGGTGCGGGTGGGCAGCGTCGGCATCGGCGGCGACAACCCGGTGCGGCTCCAGTCCATGACGATCGCCGACACCCTGGATACTGCCGCCGTGGTCGAGGAAATCACCGCCCTCGCCCACGCCGGCAGCGAGATCGTCCGCGTCACGGCACCGAACCGCAGCGCCGCGGAGAATCTCGGCCCCATCCGTCAGGCCCTGCGCCAGCGGGGCGTGCAGGTGCCGCTCGTGGCGGACGTGCACTTCACCCCGCAAGCGGCGCTCATCGCCGCCGAGCATGTCGACAAGGTCCGCATCAACCCGGGCAACTATGCGGACCGCAAACATTTCAAGCGCTGGGAGTACACCGACACGGAGTACGCCGCGGAGTTGGAGCGGTTGGAAGCGGCGTTCCGCCCCCTGGTGCTGCGCTGCAAGGAACGCGGCGTGGCCATGCGCATCGGCACCAATCACGGCTCCCTCTCGGATCGGATCCTCAATCGCTACGGCGACACCCCCGAGGGGATGGTGGAATCGGCCCTCGAATTCGTCCGCATCTGCGAGCAGCACGGCTACCGCGATCTGGTGCTGTCGATGAAGGCCTCTGATGTCAAGGTGATGATCGCCGCCTACCGCCTGCTGGCGCAGCGCCAGGAAGCGCTGGGCATGAACTATCCGCTGCACCTCGGCGTCACCGAGGCGGGCGCCGGTATGGCGGCGCGCGTCAAATCGGCGATCGGCATCGCCACTCTCCTGGCCGACGGCCTGGGCGACACCATCCGGGTTTCCCTGACTGAGGATTCGGTGTTCGAGCTCCCGGTGGCGAGAGCCCTTGCAGCGCCCTTCCAAAGCACCAGACGCGAAACTCTCCCCTTGGCAACGACGCAGCCCCCGCCCTGGGATCCCTACTTCTACACCCGGCGTGCAGTGCAGCCGCTGGGGCGCGGCAGCACCCGGCTCGCCAGTGACCAGCCGCCCCGCCTCGAGCTCGTGCTCGAAACCGGGGCGGACACCGATCTCGAGGCCCGGCTCACCGCCTGCACCGGTGCCGACCTCGTGCTTCTCGCGCCGAAGGAGACGAGCGCAGCCATGTGGGCGTCGCTGGAGCGACGACGTGCCGCCTTGCCGCGTGGCTTGCCGGGGTGTGGCCTCGAGATCCCAGCCGCCTCGCTCCTGGAACCGAGCCTCGCTCAAGCCCTCGACGGCACCGGCTGGGAGCGACTGTCGTTGCGTTTCGACGCCTTCGATCCCAGGATTCCCCCCATCCTCGCGGCGCTGCCGTCGCGGCCTACGGTGCAGTGCACCGCCAGCGCCGAGGTCTTGCTCCGCTTGGCGACGGCGGTGGCCGACGCGCTCCTTCCTGAAGTCGCGCTGGCTTTGCAACCGGCGGGAACCGCGGCGGCGACCTTGCATGCCTGGCGCGCTCTCCTCGCCGCCTGGCCGGCCGCCACGCCAGCCTTGCCTCTCGTGCTCCGCGGCCCCATCCTGGCGGCGGAGCAAGCCGTGGACGCGCACGTCAGCCAGGCGGCGCTGCAGACGGCCTGGGAGCTCGGCGGGCTGGTGGCCGATGGCATCGGCGACGCCATCCAGCTCGCTGCCGGACCTGGCGCCCTCGATCTCGCCCGCGAGATCTTGCAGGCCACGCGGGCCCGACTCTCCAAGGCCGACTTCATCGCCTGCCCCTCGTGCGGCCGCACGCAGTTCGACCTGCAGTCCACCACGGCGCGCATCGAGTCCCGACTGCGCCACCTGCGGGGCCTGAAGATCGCGGTCATGGGCTGTATCGTGAATGGTCCGGGCGAAATGGCCGACGCCGACTTCGGCTACGTGGGCAGCGGCCCGGGGAAGATCGATCTCTACGTGGGGCACGAGCGCGTCGAGCGCAACGTCCCCGAGGCGGAGGCCGTCTCCCGCCTGGTGGAACTGATCCGCCGCCACGGCCGCTGGGTCGAACCCGGCGCGGCCGGCGGAACCGAATGA